The window AAAAAATGTATTTATCAATTCTAATTGTCAATTTCAAGATCAGGGTGGGATTAGAATAGGAGATGGAACTTTGATAGGACCAAATGTTCTTTTAGCAACATTAAATCATGGTATAGAGCCTGAAAAAAGAGGAAATTTATATCCAAAATCTATTCAAATTGGAAAAGGAGTTTGGATAGGTGGAAATGTTTCTATTTTACCAGGAGTTGTTTTAGGTGATAATGTAATAGTCGCAGCAGGATCGACTGTTACAAAAAGCTTTCCCTCTAACTGTATAATAGCTGGTATTCCAGCTAAAATAATAAAAGAGCTAAAGTTTATTTAAAATTTAACTTATATAAATAAAATGATATTTTTTAATAAAAATCTGAAGAAAGGAGTATGAAATATTGAACGTAAAAAAAATATTAATTATCTTGATGGTAACTTTTTTTACCAAATTAATGGGATTTCAAAGTGAAGAAATAGATGTTTTAT of the Cetobacterium sp. ZOR0034 genome contains:
- a CDS encoding sugar O-acetyltransferase, producing MTLDKFLEYMNNEKVVIAGSDVHKYMISLTQDALRLTSELNNKYHTSEEICEIFSKITGKKVEDSFILFPPFHTNCGKNITIGKNVFINSNCQFQDQGGIRIGDGTLIGPNVLLATLNHGIEPEKRGNLYPKSIQIGKGVWIGGNVSILPGVVLGDNVIVAAGSTVTKSFPSNCIIAGIPAKIIKELKFI